In the genome of Opitutia bacterium KCR 482, one region contains:
- a CDS encoding glycosyltransferase family 9 protein, which yields MKFMLSVLGRGIAAMPEWLANALCVSVGWLIYSCPFGRIRVAHSNISHAFPDMPRAERRKIAFESCRRMVEMALFVLASPHLSNENLRSRISVSGFVLSELEKLGSKHRATVLMIPHFAMMETITMFPVLTGKKTPPTGVFYRPFDSPALESWVKSSRQRFGVELLSRKKGLFAAVKFLRAEGCVAVLFDQKTYHGARSLLLDRICTTTELPGILVESGKADCAAFWATRTGFWRSRIDGVYFKGKTKEEITAEGDAWLTEKLRSDPVARYDWLWLHRRWQWSTRPAMHALGLELGGETLDIALKLAGRAELPRNTRIFITPPDSFRNTLALLPLVRQLRKSRPDAAVSLLVQNKYAVLVRLMGVADEVISVPDRADGFFARARAFRRLYERYPDVHLVFPDSFADDFQSLLMRADFRLALRSSRRRFFMKGVYSPDAAQSAEHVALEYLAFMRKFGLRGEPDYSPLDPFGKPKSGGLRIAVLCGGEGGHAWSSEKWCALVKSLSAKLPDAKFAVFGGESDSRTAFEIAKCAEFAEIENFAGKLDTAASVEKIAECTLAVGTDCNELHIANALGLETVAIYGATNPLRNGFAFDAPHVEIVPDGCPLQGGGDVRGVSVAQVENAVLSFANKNKGELS from the coding sequence ATGAAGTTTATGCTTTCAGTTTTGGGGCGTGGCATTGCGGCGATGCCCGAATGGTTGGCGAACGCGCTGTGTGTTTCCGTGGGCTGGCTTATTTATTCGTGCCCCTTCGGCAGAATCAGGGTTGCGCACTCGAATATATCGCACGCGTTTCCCGACATGCCGCGCGCCGAGCGGCGGAAAATAGCGTTCGAGTCTTGCAGGCGAATGGTCGAGATGGCTCTGTTCGTGCTGGCGAGTCCGCACCTTTCGAACGAAAACTTGCGCTCGCGTATTTCCGTTAGCGGCTTCGTTTTGTCGGAGCTTGAAAAGCTCGGCTCGAAGCACCGCGCGACGGTTCTGATGATTCCGCATTTCGCGATGATGGAAACCATCACGATGTTCCCCGTTCTCACCGGCAAAAAGACTCCGCCGACTGGCGTTTTCTACCGCCCCTTCGACAGCCCCGCGCTCGAAAGCTGGGTGAAGTCGAGCCGCCAGCGGTTCGGGGTTGAGCTTCTCTCGCGCAAGAAAGGGCTTTTTGCCGCCGTGAAATTCCTCCGCGCGGAGGGCTGCGTGGCGGTGCTTTTCGACCAGAAAACTTACCACGGGGCGCGTTCGCTTCTGCTCGACAGAATCTGCACGACGACCGAACTTCCGGGTATTCTCGTAGAGAGCGGAAAGGCGGACTGCGCCGCGTTTTGGGCAACCCGCACGGGCTTTTGGAGGTCGCGCATAGACGGCGTTTATTTCAAGGGCAAAACCAAGGAGGAGATTACCGCCGAGGGCGACGCGTGGCTTACCGAAAAACTCCGCTCCGACCCCGTCGCGCGGTACGACTGGCTTTGGCTGCACCGCCGCTGGCAGTGGTCTACGCGCCCCGCCATGCACGCGCTCGGCTTGGAGCTTGGTGGCGAAACGCTCGACATCGCGCTGAAACTCGCGGGGCGTGCCGAGCTTCCGCGCAACACGCGCATTTTCATAACTCCGCCCGACTCCTTCCGCAACACGCTTGCGCTTTTGCCGCTCGTGCGCCAGCTTAGGAAGTCGCGCCCCGACGCTGCGGTTTCGCTGCTTGTGCAAAACAAGTACGCGGTTCTCGTGCGGCTCATGGGCGTTGCCGACGAAGTGATTTCCGTGCCCGACCGCGCCGACGGATTTTTCGCCCGCGCCCGCGCGTTCCGCCGCCTCTACGAACGCTATCCCGATGTCCACCTCGTCTTCCCCGACTCCTTTGCAGACGACTTCCAGTCTTTGCTCATGCGGGCAGACTTCCGTCTGGCGTTGCGCTCGTCGCGCCGCAGATTTTTCATGAAAGGCGTCTATTCGCCCGACGCCGCGCAGTCGGCAGAGCACGTCGCGCTCGAATACCTCGCGTTCATGCGGAAGTTCGGGCTTCGCGGCGAGCCTGACTATTCCCCGCTCGATCCGTTCGGAAAACCGAAGTCGGGCGGTTTGCGGATTGCCGTGCTGTGCGGCGGAGAGGGCGGGCATGCGTGGAGTTCGGAAAAATGGTGCGCTCTTGTGAAGTCGCTTTCGGCTAAGCTTCCCGACGCGAAGTTCGCAGTATTCGGCGGAGAGTCCGACTCGCGCACGGCGTTCGAAATCGCGAAATGCGCCGAGTTCGCCGAAATCGAAAACTTCGCGGGGAAGCTCGACACCGCCGCGAGCGTCGAAAAAATCGCCGAATGCACGCTTGCCGTCGGCACCGACTGCAACGAGCTTCACATCGCAAACGCCCTCGGTCTTGAAACCGTCGCGATTTACGGCGCGACAAACCCGCTAAGAAACGGCTTTGCATTCGACGCCCCGCATGTCGAAATCGTGCCCGACGGCTGCCCCTTGCAGGGCGGCGGAGACGTGCGCGGGGTTTCGGTCGCGCAGGTCGAAAACGCGGTTTTATCATTCGCAAATAAAAACAAAGGAGAATTATCATGA
- the purT gene encoding formate-dependent phosphoribosylglycinamide formyltransferase: MTKIGTPYKSNSTKAMLLGSGELGREVAIELKRLGVEVIAVDRYADAPAMQVADRSHVISMLDADALEKLVLSEKPDYIIPEVEAIATSKLLELEARGFNVVPTARAVNLTMNREGIRTLAAETVGLKTSPYAFASTRAEFDAALEKIGMPCVVKPIMSSSGHGQSVVRSAADVGHAWEYSQSGGRAGGGRVIVEGFVDFDYEITLLTVRHSGGTSFCEPIGHRQVDGDYRQSWQPYPMSQKALEAARECAKKITDALGGYGIFGVEMFVRGDEVLFSEVSPRPHDTGMVTMISQNFSQFALHARAILGIPIAKIENYGASASRAVVVEGKSDMLEYSGLEKVLSRPLTDMRLFGKPSVDGHRRMGVLLARRGTIKEADAITEEMLADLKIKLL, encoded by the coding sequence ATGACGAAAATCGGAACGCCGTACAAATCCAATTCCACAAAGGCAATGCTGCTCGGCAGCGGCGAATTGGGCAGGGAGGTGGCGATTGAGCTGAAACGCCTCGGCGTGGAGGTCATAGCCGTAGACAGGTACGCCGACGCCCCCGCAATGCAGGTCGCCGACCGCTCGCATGTGATTTCAATGCTCGACGCCGACGCGCTCGAAAAACTCGTCCTTTCCGAAAAGCCCGACTACATCATTCCCGAAGTCGAGGCGATTGCTACCTCCAAACTGCTCGAACTCGAAGCCCGCGGATTCAATGTCGTGCCGACCGCCAGGGCGGTCAACCTCACAATGAACCGCGAGGGCATACGCACGCTCGCCGCCGAAACAGTCGGGCTGAAAACGTCGCCTTACGCGTTCGCCTCCACACGCGCGGAGTTCGACGCCGCGTTGGAAAAAATCGGCATGCCCTGCGTTGTGAAGCCCATCATGAGCTCGTCGGGGCACGGGCAGAGCGTTGTGCGCTCGGCGGCGGACGTCGGGCACGCGTGGGAGTATTCTCAGTCGGGCGGCCGCGCGGGCGGCGGGCGCGTGATTGTCGAGGGCTTTGTGGATTTCGACTACGAAATTACTCTGCTTACCGTACGCCACAGCGGCGGAACTTCGTTCTGCGAGCCGATAGGGCACAGGCAGGTTGACGGCGACTACCGCCAGAGCTGGCAGCCGTACCCGATGTCGCAAAAGGCTCTCGAAGCCGCGCGGGAATGCGCAAAGAAAATTACCGACGCGCTCGGCGGATACGGAATTTTCGGCGTCGAGATGTTCGTCAGGGGCGACGAAGTTCTGTTCAGCGAAGTCTCGCCGCGCCCGCACGACACGGGCATGGTCACGATGATTTCGCAAAACTTTTCGCAGTTCGCGTTGCACGCCCGCGCAATTTTGGGCATTCCGATTGCGAAAATCGAAAACTACGGGGCGTCGGCAAGCAGGGCGGTCGTCGTGGAGGGAAAGTCGGACATGCTTGAATATTCGGGCTTGGAAAAGGTTCTTTCGCGCCCGCTTACCGACATGCGCCTTTTCGGCAAGCCGAGCGTTGACGGACACCGCAGAATGGGCGTTTTGCTCGCGCGGCGCGGCACTATAAAAGAGGCTGACGCAATTACGGAGGAAATGCTAGCCGACCTGAAAATCAAACTGCTCTGA
- a CDS encoding AMP-binding protein has protein sequence MNITLMKEFDRAALAGVDFEFSYADTYARIIKARDALPHADGERKIAVFAENSPQWVFALYGAWLDGATVVPIDAKSNAEEVAFILSDAEPDAVCVGRENLDTAREAVEKSGNRAKIVVLEDLFEGELPKPESRNWKIERDSDALALIVYTSGTTGNPKGVMLTFGNMYANMRAVYDARYYFDGIRVLALLPFHHILPLMGTLVMPLSIGGRLSFPKSLSPSDIGEVLQKYPVDMIISVPRFYELLHANIMAKIRQSKIASALFNAAKLANSPKLSRLLFGAIQKKFGGEVKFWISGGAALDKRIWRDLDVLGFGIREGYGMTECAPIIAFPRIGRIRVGSPGEALPGIEIRIVEGEIIVRGDNVTRGYYKRPEETAESIKNGWLYTGDLGYLDENGYLFITGRRKEIIVLPNGKNINPSEMETQLKRQSGDELLEAGILMYDNMLQAVIRVSPEMISAMGKEGAEEHVRNDFILPYNRATASYKRIIKFVLTTDELPRTRVGKLKRHLLPTYIESRNLAEPQTARPEPDSETYRELKCVLADQISLPVRPDAHMEMDLGLDSLGKIAIQCYVKENYGVEVGERDFEKHPSLREFAKLVDDNRDNSFENQSKNITWSDIIKSEPFPTLPKPNFFHFLSIDIFRTFARLFYKVSFEGLENIATDKPVIIAPNHQSYLDGLFVVLPFSKTQIYKTYFFAKVRNIIKSGWIKNYANRSNVIVMDINDNVIEAVRKLAEAVREGNRIVVFPEGTRTKDGAVAEFKQTFAIIAKEMGVAVVPVAITGAFEAVKSNATLPTFGAKIGVRYLPPMTANEGEPYADFAARVKTEVENACKRGK, from the coding sequence ATGAACATCACGCTGATGAAAGAGTTTGACCGCGCCGCGCTCGCGGGGGTCGATTTCGAATTCTCGTACGCGGACACATACGCCCGCATTATCAAGGCGCGGGACGCCCTGCCGCACGCCGACGGCGAGCGGAAAATAGCGGTGTTTGCGGAAAACTCGCCGCAGTGGGTGTTCGCGCTCTACGGAGCGTGGCTCGACGGCGCGACGGTCGTTCCAATCGACGCCAAGTCGAACGCGGAGGAAGTTGCGTTCATCTTGTCGGACGCGGAGCCCGACGCCGTCTGCGTCGGGCGCGAAAACCTCGACACCGCGCGGGAGGCTGTCGAAAAATCGGGGAACCGCGCAAAAATCGTCGTGCTTGAAGACCTCTTCGAGGGAGAGCTTCCCAAGCCCGAATCGCGCAACTGGAAAATCGAGCGCGACTCCGACGCCCTCGCGCTGATTGTCTACACGTCGGGCACGACGGGCAACCCCAAGGGCGTAATGCTCACATTCGGCAACATGTACGCCAACATGAGAGCCGTCTACGACGCCCGATACTATTTCGACGGAATACGCGTGCTCGCGCTCCTGCCGTTCCACCACATTCTGCCGCTCATGGGCACGCTCGTAATGCCGCTTTCGATAGGCGGCAGGCTGTCTTTCCCGAAATCGCTCTCGCCCTCCGACATCGGCGAGGTGCTTCAAAAATATCCCGTAGACATGATTATCAGCGTGCCGCGCTTCTACGAGCTTTTGCACGCAAACATCATGGCGAAAATCAGGCAGTCGAAAATTGCGTCGGCGCTTTTCAACGCGGCGAAGCTCGCAAACAGCCCCAAACTTTCGCGCCTGCTCTTCGGGGCGATTCAAAAGAAATTCGGCGGAGAGGTAAAATTCTGGATTTCGGGAGGCGCGGCTCTCGACAAGCGCATTTGGCGCGACCTCGACGTGCTTGGCTTCGGTATCCGCGAAGGCTACGGAATGACCGAATGCGCCCCCATTATCGCATTCCCGCGAATCGGCAGAATCAGGGTAGGCTCGCCGGGGGAGGCGTTGCCCGGAATCGAAATCAGGATTGTCGAGGGCGAGATTATCGTGCGCGGCGACAATGTAACGCGGGGCTACTACAAACGCCCCGAAGAGACGGCGGAATCAATCAAAAACGGCTGGCTCTACACGGGAGACCTCGGATACCTCGACGAAAACGGATACCTTTTCATCACGGGTCGCCGCAAGGAAATCATAGTGCTTCCCAACGGCAAAAACATCAACCCCTCCGAAATGGAAACGCAACTCAAACGCCAAAGCGGCGACGAGCTTCTCGAAGCGGGAATCCTCATGTACGACAACATGTTGCAGGCGGTAATCAGAGTGTCGCCCGAAATGATTTCCGCAATGGGGAAGGAGGGCGCGGAGGAACACGTCCGCAACGACTTTATCCTGCCCTACAACCGCGCGACGGCGTCGTACAAGCGCATCATAAAATTCGTGCTGACAACAGACGAGCTTCCGCGCACGCGCGTGGGCAAGCTCAAACGCCACCTGTTGCCGACATACATCGAAAGCCGAAACCTCGCCGAGCCGCAAACCGCGCGCCCGGAGCCGGACTCCGAAACATACCGCGAGCTTAAATGCGTCCTCGCCGACCAAATCTCCCTGCCCGTGCGCCCCGACGCCCACATGGAAATGGACTTGGGGCTGGATTCTCTCGGAAAAATCGCAATCCAGTGCTACGTCAAGGAAAACTACGGCGTTGAGGTCGGCGAGCGCGACTTCGAAAAGCACCCGTCCCTGCGCGAGTTCGCAAAACTCGTCGACGACAACCGCGACAATTCGTTCGAGAACCAGTCGAAAAACATAACGTGGTCGGACATAATCAAAAGCGAGCCGTTCCCGACGCTCCCCAAGCCCAACTTCTTCCACTTCCTGTCAATCGACATTTTCAGGACTTTCGCGCGGCTCTTCTACAAAGTGTCGTTCGAGGGGCTCGAAAACATCGCGACCGACAAGCCCGTAATCATAGCCCCCAACCACCAGAGCTATCTCGACGGGCTTTTTGTCGTGCTGCCGTTCTCGAAAACGCAAATCTACAAAACCTACTTCTTCGCGAAAGTCCGCAACATTATAAAAAGCGGCTGGATAAAGAACTACGCCAACCGCAGCAACGTAATTGTGATGGACATCAACGACAACGTGATTGAGGCGGTGCGCAAGCTCGCCGAGGCGGTGCGCGAGGGCAACAGAATTGTGGTATTCCCCGAAGGCACGCGCACGAAAGACGGCGCAGTTGCGGAGTTCAAACAGACTTTCGCGATTATCGCAAAGGAAATGGGAGTGGCGGTCGTGCCTGTGGCGATTACGGGCGCGTTCGAAGCGGTGAAATCGAACGCAACGCTCCCGACTTTCGGCGCAAAAATAGGAGTCCGCTACCTGCCGCCAATGACCGCAAACGAAGGCGAGCCCTACGCCGACTTCGCCGCGCGGGTCAAGACGGAGGTAGAAAACGCCTGCAAGCGGGGGAAATAG